In Sorghum bicolor cultivar BTx623 chromosome 8, Sorghum_bicolor_NCBIv3, whole genome shotgun sequence, one genomic interval encodes:
- the LOC8079859 gene encoding uncharacterized protein LOC8079859, whose protein sequence is MPVTDYQGSTSSPFSFGRSLLSLRRDTTTAIMPSGEEADVEAFQRHVASTLAELLPAADAGAGDAAAAEAGEEFLSAAWIRRLLEAFVLCQEEFRVVVAQARRRAGAQLPAAAERMVAEFHERAVKALDVCNAARDGVDQVRRWERLADIAASVLRCPGEVHEGQLRRARKALTDLTALLVDDAAAASGAGGVASFLSSHRNRSFGRARASPSRTAGSAAAASASASHFRSLSWSVSRTWSAARQLQAIGAGLAAPRAHEAGLAAPVYSMGCVLHLTAWALVAAVPCPDRGNALQTYHLPAAPPRASFPWAPPLLALQERLAEEGKRKDRRHSCGLLKEIHSLEKSTQKLAEAIDAAPIPLFGDRENDVREAAAELAAVCEAMRDGLEPLERLVREVFHRIVRSRVDGLDSSMHNAD, encoded by the coding sequence ATGCCGGTGACGGACTACCAGGGCTCAACCTCCTCGCCCTTCTCCTTCGGCCGCTCGCTGCTCTCGCTCCGCAGGGACACCACCACCGCAATCATGCCGTCGGGCGAGGAAGCCGACGTCGAGGCGTTCCAGCGCCACGTCGCGTCGACGCTCGCGGAGCTGCTGCCCGCGGCGGACGCCGGTGCCggcgacgcggcggcggcggaggcgggcgAGGAGTTCCTCTCCGCCGCGTGGATCCGCCGCCTGCTGGAGGCGTTCGTGCTGTGCCAGGAGGAGTTCCGCGTCGTGGTGGCCCAGGCGCGGCGCCGCGCGGGCGCGCAGCTGCCCGCGGCAGCCGAGAGGATGGTGGCCGAGTTTCACGAGCGCGCCGTCAAGGCGCTCGACGTCTGCAACGCGGCCCGCGACGGCGTCGACCAGGTCCGCCGCTGGGAGCGCCTCGCCGACATCGCGGCGTCCGTGCTCAGGTGCCCCGGGGAGGTCCACGAGGGCCAGCTACGCCGCGCGCGCAAGGCGCTCACCGACCTCACCGCGCTCCTCGTCGACGACGCCGCGGCCGCGTCGGGGGCCGGCGGCGTCGCCTCGTTCCTCTCCTCCCACCGCAACCGCTCCTTCGGCCGCGCGCGGGCCTCCCCGTCGCGCACCGCCGGCTCGGCCGCCGCGGCATCCGCGTCCGCCTCCCACTTCCGCTCCCTGTCATGGAGCGTGTCCCGCACCTGGTCCGCCGCGCGCCAGCTGCAGGCCATCGGGGCGGGGCtcgccgcgccgcgcgcgcacGAGGCGGGCCTCGCCGCGCCCGTCTACTCCATGGGCTGCGTGCTCCACCTCACCGCCTGGGCGCTCGTCGCCGCCGTCCCGTGCCCGGACCGCGGCAACGCGCTGCAGACCTACCACCTGCCAGCCGCCCCGCCTCGCGCCTCGTTCCCCTGGGCGCCGCCTCTCCTCGCCCTGCAGGAACGCCTCGCCGAGGAAGGCAAGCGCAAGGACAGGCGCCATTCCTGCGGCCTGCTCAAGGAGATCCACTCGCTCGAGAAGTCCACGCAGAAGCTCGCCGAGGCAATCGACGCGGCGCCGATCCCGCTCTTCGGCGACAGGGAGAACGACGTGCGGGAGGCTGCCGCCGagctcgccgccgtgtgtgaagCCATGAGGGACGGCCTGGAGCCGCTGGAAAGGCTGGTGCGCGAGGTGTTCCACCGCATTGTGCGCAGCCGCGTCGATGGCCTCGATTCATCCATGCACAATGCCGACTGA
- the LOC8079858 gene encoding uncharacterized protein LOC8079858 codes for MSQILLLLRLSAHSHGVRIHGCRRLSSAVYGGGRRPAGPPRDDEASRAVRVSVWWDFENCNIPNGVNVNRVAPRVSAALRAAGIRGPLSITAFGDVLQLARSSQEALAATGVSISHVPSSGKNSSDRSFMADLVYWIAQNPPPVHFFLISGDKDFANILHRLRMSNYNVLLACPSSATSVLCSAATIMWPWDGLVRGEDLSPKRFNHPPDGLHGSWYGHCQGALDDPSLEKESKEPINVASDPKHFSVPSDTKPSSAPKYVTNAILEVLRSYPEGMRISELRGQLIKNSIDLDTDFFGHKKFSRLLESMPNVVKLVDHPSENQLYAIPVNKRLLQPGDRALDDPFLEKESEEPIKVPTESQHCSVPSDTKPSSVPKYVKNAILETLRSYPEGINLSLLRTELKKKTICLGPGFFGYKKFSCLLQSIPDIELVGPQTGEGYAIAVNRRLLQPGDGCTKTLSSDQCNVRENNPTGTAHTDKKHTLSSSQSIDWSRSFIETLSEHPPTFSVLPSPSNGLSEDQNECPVADVSGSTESPSKHREVDEMTTPGTPSSSGVENAANKDGFFKRIWTMWNGPENVKSEVSQNCESISAEVIDDLQKMTSSKNDRSDGTESTAAVSDNLSISLGDDHSEKIKRDPSIPENPEPCRKPVAVSVSKPGKKDDISEMNWGLFNWASRWWTFGKSDADSSTTNINADDELKTDSIEEFESSNVPTYGSAQQVVHEIFTKPDLWAVLEQQLSEPLGSEVILKAKTREELAHGLRKLNCWPLKGLLEKDLHHLVHLLISEKKWIEETSSRLFPFRLTLPHKRKCVPSSSNKSNGLSFIFSSGKPQKGKYVYKSRKSKSLTREEILSDCHKLLKELLSESEYGFNIGIFKRCFTQKYGYELNHQKLGYPDLESLLQIMPDARVKFPRVMPSEHGNGQGGSKANGNRSNGDDLIWEELGPVSATTATAAAGVDKEMCYCPPTPSDDEFSDSDSVKDQQPRRNTEQQSSLLQIIGSWNSSKSDGCSKKPQDIDGLVDCSRRSPGNLDSMALGKAQTSSKLSHKQYSFVSDSGEDSEPDKLVESVLGSLQKARASKLHN; via the exons ATGTCgcagatcctcctcctcctccgcctctccGCCCACTCCCACGGCGTCCGCATCCACGGCTGCCGCCGCCTCAGCTCCGCGGTCTACGGCGGCGGGAGGCGGCCGGCCGGGCCGCCGCGGGACGACGAGGCCAGCCGGGCGGTGCGGGTGTCGGTGTGGTGGGACTTCGAGAACTGCAACATCCCCAACGGCGTCAACGTCAACCGCGTCGCCCCGCGCGTGTCCGCCGCGCTCCGCGCCGCCGGCATCCGCGGGCCGCTCTCCATCACCGCCTTCGGGGACGTGCTGCAGCTCGCGCGGTCCTCACAGGAGGCGCTCGCCGCTACGGGCGTCTCCATCTCCCACGTCCCAAGCA GTGGGAAGAATAGTTCTGACCGCTCTTTTATGGCTGATCTTGTCTACTGGATTGCTCAGAATCCGCCACCAGTTCATTTTTTCCTTATATCTGGGGATAAAGATTTTGCAAACATCTTGCATCGTTTGCGAATGAGCAACTACAATGTACTGCTTGCTTGTCCTAGTTCTGCTACCAGTGTACTGTGCAGTGCAGCAACAATCATGTGGCCTTGGGATGGTTTAGTTAGAGGGGAGGATTTGTCACCAAAACGTTTTAACCACCCACCGGATGGTTTACATGGATCTTGGTATGGTCACTGCCAAGGAGCCCTTGATGACCCCTCCCTGGAGAAGGAATCGAAGGAACCCATCAATGTAGCATCTGATCCAAAGCATTTTTCAGTACCATCTGATACCAAGCCTAGCTCAGCCCCTAAATATGTAACAAATGCAATTCTAGAGGTACTACGTTCATATCCTGAAGGGATGAGGATCTCAGAACTCCGAGGACAGCTTATAAAGAACAGTATTGATCTTGATACAGATTTTTTTGGTCACAAGAAATTCTCTCGCCTTCTTGAATCAATGCCAAATGTTGTTAAACTAGTAGATCATCCAAGTGAAAACCAACTATATGCAATTCCCGTCAACAAAAGACTTCTGCAGCCTGGTGACAGAGCCCTTGATGACCCCTTCCTGGAGAAGGAATCAGAGGAACCCATCAAGGTACCAACTGAGTCCCAGCATTGTTCAGTACCATCTGATACCAAGCCTAGCTCAGTTCCTAAATATGTAAAAAATGCAATTCTGGAGACACTACGTTCATATCCTGAAGGGATCAACCTTTCACTACTCCGAACAGAGCTCAAGAAGAAAACAATTTGTCTCGGTCCAGGTTTTTTTGGCTACAAGAAGTTCTCTTGCCTTCTCCAATCAATACCAGATATTGAATTGGTGGGTCCTCAAACTGGTGAAGGATATGCAATTGCTGTCAACAGAAGATTGCTGCAGCCTGGTGACGGATGTACTAAGACCCTTAGCTCAGATCAATGTAATGTCAGGGAGAATAACCCAACTGGGACAGCACACACTGATAAGAAGCATACACTAAGTTCTTCTCAAAGCATTGACTGGAGCAGAAGCTTCATAGAGACACTAAGTGAACACCCACCTACATTTTCTGTCTTACCTTCCCCATCAAATGGGCTATCTGAGGACCAAAATGAGTGCCCAGTGGCTGATGTGAGTGGGTCGACAGAGTCACCATCAAAGCACAGGGAAGTTGATGAAATGACTACCCCTGGAACTCCCTCTTCCTCAGGGGTGGAAAATGCCGCTAACAAAGATGGATTCTTTAAAAGGATCTGGACAATGTGGAATGGCCCCGAGAATGTTAAGTCTGAGGTTTCTCAAAATTGTGAAAGCATTTCTGCAGAAGTGATTGATGATTTGCAAAAAATGACCTCTTCCAAAAATGACCGCTCAGATGGTACTGAGAGCACGGCAGCAGTAAGTGATAATTTATCAATTTCATTAGGTGACGATCATTCTGAAAAAATAAAGAGAGATCCATCAATTCCTGAAAACCCAGAACCATGCAGAAAACCTGTTGCTGTTTCCGTGAGTAAACCTGGAAAGAAGGATGACATTTCCGAAATGAATTGGGGCCTGTTTAACTGGGCTTCAAGGTGGTGGACATTTGGAAAATCAGATGCAGATAGTAGTACAACCAACATAAATGCTGATGATGAACTGAAGACTGACTCTATTGAAGAATTTGAATCTTCGAATGTTCCAACTTATGGAAGTGCACAGCAGGTGGTTCATGAAATTTTTACAAAGCCTGACTTGTGGGCAGTTTTGGAGCAACAGTTATCAGAACCTCTTGGGTCTGAGGTTATTTTGAAAGCAAAGACAAG GGAGGAATTGGCACATGGATTGCGGAAGTTAAATTGTTGGCCTTTGAAAGGCCTCCTTGAGAAAGATCTGCATCATCTGGTACATTTGTTAATTTCGGAAAAGAAATGGATTGAAGAAACTTCTTCCAGACTTTTCCCTTTCCGTCTTACCCTCCCTCACAAGAGAAAATGTGTTCCATCGAGTTCCAACAAATCCAATGgtcttagttttattttttcaaGTGGGAAGCCACAAAAGGGCAAATATGTTTATAAAAGTAGGAAAAGCAAGTCTCTCACTAGGGAGGAGATACTATCAGATTGTCACAAGTTGTTGAAGGAGCTTCTTTCTGAGTCTGAATATGGATTCAACATCGGAATTTTCAAGCGCTGTTTTACTCAGAAGTATGGATACGAGCTTAATCACCAGAAGCTTGGGTATCCGGACCTTGAATCACTGTTGCAAATTATGCCTGATGCAAGGGTAAAATTCCCAAGGGTTATGCCCTCAGAACACGGGAACGGCCAGGGTGGCAGCAAGGCAAATGGAAACCGAAGCAATGGTGATGACTTGATTTGGGAGGAGCTTGGTCCTGTATCAGCCACTACTGCAACCGCTGCTGCAGGGGTCGACAAGGAAATGTGCTACTGTCCTCCCACTCCTTCAGATGATGAATTCTCGGATAGCGACAGTGTAAAAGATCAGCAGCCTAGAAGAAACACTGAGCAGCAGAGCTCGCTTCTCCAGATCATTGGTTCTTGGAACAGTAGCAAGAGTGATGGCTGTAGCAAGAAACCTCAAGACATTGATGGGTTGGTGGACTGTTCTAGACGCAGCCCAGGCAATCTTGACAGTATGGCCTTAGGAAAGGCTCAAACGTCTTCAAAACTATCGCATAAGCAGTACTCTTTCGTGTCGGACTCTGGGGAAGACAGTGAGCCGGATAAGCTAGTTGAGAGCGTCTTGGGCAGTCTGCAAAAAGCACGGGCCTCAAAGTTGCACAATTGA